Proteins from a single region of bacterium:
- a CDS encoding restriction endonuclease subunit S, translated as MCCTASVGEYALAKIRLTTNQQFNGLAVKSEFCKKVIPEYLFWISSFFKEELVRLSGKTSFNFVSVGTLKKVQIPLPPLEIQEEIVAELDGYQKIINGAKQIIENYKPTIKIDPSWEMVELGEVVEIDPKKTEIKSLDPELEVSFLPMSDLQQKDMNFSFKQSKELKDVLKGYTYFQDNDVLLAKITPCFENGKSGIVRNSKNGIGFGSTEFIVLRSSEQILPEWIYLFISSDNFLKEGKNNMTGSAGQQRLTKDFVENYKIHLPPIETQKGIVNKIESEQKIINGNKKLIVIFEGKIKEKIKEIWGDSD; from the coding sequence TTGTGTTGTACAGCTTCAGTTGGTGAATATGCATTAGCAAAGATTAGATTAACGACTAATCAACAGTTTAATGGTCTTGCAGTAAAAAGCGAGTTTTGCAAAAAAGTAATTCCAGAGTATTTATTTTGGATATCTTCATTTTTTAAGGAAGAGTTAGTTCGTTTAAGTGGTAAAACTTCTTTTAATTTTGTTTCTGTAGGCACATTGAAAAAAGTTCAAATTCCCCTCCCCCCTCTCGAAATCCAGGAAGAAATCGTTGCCGAGTTAGACGGATACCAAAAAATTATCAACGGCGCCAAACAGATCATTGAAAACTACAAACCAACCATCAAAATTGACCCGAGCTGGGAAATGGTGGAATTGGGGGAGGTTGTTGAAATAGATCCAAAGAAAACCGAGATCAAATCATTGGATCCAGAATTAGAGGTTTCTTTTCTGCCTATGTCTGATTTGCAACAAAAAGATATGAATTTTTCTTTTAAGCAGTCAAAGGAGTTGAAAGATGTGCTAAAAGGATATACTTATTTTCAAGACAATGATGTTTTGCTTGCAAAAATAACGCCCTGCTTTGAAAACGGAAAATCTGGAATTGTAAGAAATTCAAAGAATGGTATAGGTTTCGGCTCGACAGAATTTATTGTATTGCGTAGTAGTGAACAAATATTACCCGAATGGATTTATCTCTTTATATCATCAGATAATTTTTTAAAAGAAGGCAAAAACAATATGACTGGTTCGGCTGGGCAACAACGGTTAACTAAGGATTTCGTAGAAAACTATAAAATCCATCTACCACCCATTGAAACACAAAAAGGAATAGTCAACAAAATCGAAAGCGAACAAAAGATAATCAACGGAAACAAAAAA